A stretch of DNA from Campylobacter concisus:
TTCACAAAATCATCGAAGCTGCGTCTCAGGCTGATTGTGTAGCTCCAGCGCTAAAGATCGCAGACACCGCTTATCTTGGCGAAAATGTGGTTGATAGAGATAAGGTAAAACTTATCCAAACACCGCAGCTCTCGCGCACAGCACTTCTTAAAAAAGCTCTCAGTAGCGGTGAAATTTACACAGATGATAGCTCAGCTATGAGAGCCATTGGCGCAAGCGTTTGGCAAATTTTAGGTGATGAAATGGCAAGAAAGATCACTTACAAAGAGGATCTTGCCAAAATTTCTGCTTTAAAAGAGCCCGAAAATGAAGTTTTTGTGGGAAATGGCTTTGATGTGCATGAGTTTGAAAAGGGCCGTCCTTTGATTCTTTGTGGCGAGAAGATCGACTATGAGTTTGGGCTAAAAGCACACAGCGACGGCGACGTGGCACTTCATGCACTGACGGATGCCATTTTGGGAGCTGCTGGACTTGGCGATATAGGTGAGCTTTTTCCTGATACTGACGCTAAATTTAAAGATATTAGCTCCATTTACTTGCTTGAGGAAGCTTACAAAAGGGCGCAAAGTGTGGGCTTTGTGTTAACAAACGCTGATATCACGATAATGGCACAAAAACCAAAAATTTCAAAACTAAAGTCAAAAATGGAGGCAAATATCGCAAAAGCTCTAAATTTAAACCAGAGTCGCATAAATGTAAAGGCAACGACTACTGAAGGGCTTGGCTTTGTCGGCAGATGCGAAGGGATCGCTGTAATGGCAAGTGCTAGCCTTAAATTTTATAACTGGAAGCAAATATGAAAATTTTAATAGTAGAAAATGAAATTTACCTAGCTGGCTCGATGGCTAGTAAGCTAGCTGATTTTGGCTACGACTGTGAGATTGCCAAGAGCGTTAAAGAGTCATTGAAGTTTGAAAATTTTGATGTAGTGTTACTTTCTACCACACTCCCAGGGCAGGATTTTTACCCTGTTATCGAAAAATTTAAAAATTCTATCATTATTTTACTAATCGCTTATATCAATAGTGACACTGTGCTAAAACCAATCCAAGCAGGAGCGGTTGATTACATCCAAAAGCCATTTATGATAGAAGAGCTAGTTAGAAAGATAAAGCATTTTGAGGAATTTAGAAATTTCAAAAACGAGATCAAAAACTATGAAAGCTACGTAAATTACGCTTTAAAAGAGTACGAAATTTCTAGCTTTGAGGCAAAAAAGATAAAATTTCCACTGCTTTTAAAATCAAGCAAAAGCGGATACAGCGATAAATTTATATTTAGCTACGTAAAAGCTTGCAAATTACCATTTTTATTTTTAGGCAAAGCCTGTTTCTCTGAGCTTGAAAAGGCATTGTCCAAAAATGGTGATGAGCTAATCTATATGACAAATTTAGAAGAGCTAAAACAAGAAGAAAAAGAGAAAATTTTAGAAATTTGTAAAAAGAAAAAAGTCGCGATCTCAACTAGCAATTTTGCACAAAAAGCACCATTTGAAGAGCTTGAACTTTCAGGACGCGATAAAAATTTCAATATCGATGAGATCGTTACGATCGATGAATATATAAAATACATAATCGTTAATTATCAAGATAAATTCCCTGATACAGAACTTAGCAAGAAGCTTGGAATTTCTAGAAAATCACTTTGGGAAAAGAGAAAGAAATATGACGTCAGCAAGAAAAAATAGTGAAATTTCTATAAATACCGAAGTTTTTGGTGCTTTGGAGCTAATAAAAAATAAAATTCTCTCAGATTATGACTCTCTGATGGACGATGAACAGATAAAAGAGGTGAGTAAAAAAGGCTATTTTAATGGCGAGCCGATGCCGTATTCTTTTGGATTTGCTCCATTTGGCGAGCTAAATCAAAATATTGCTAGCAAGCTTACTTCTGGACAAAAGGTAAATCTAAGTCTTGATGGCAAGATCGTTGGACACATCAATGTTGCTAAGGTCTTTAAATTTGACGAGAGTATGAGGGCTAAAAATATATTTTTAGCAAATGAAGCTAGCAATGATAAAGAGCTAAATTTAGGCAAATACGGCATTAGTGGCGAATTTGAGCTTTATGATGAAAGTATGCAAATAAGCAAAAATGCACTAAACGATCTAATAAAAGAAGATGGCGCTAAAAAGATAACGGCGGTCTTCTTAACGGCTGAT
This window harbors:
- a CDS encoding bifunctional 2-C-methyl-D-erythritol 4-phosphate cytidylyltransferase/2-C-methyl-D-erythritol 2,4-cyclodiphosphate synthase — encoded protein: MLDISLIMLGAGNSSRFELPVKKQWLRIGSDPLWLFATKNLSNFYTFKEIIVVSKECKYMSKFAPNYKFVDGGETRQDSLKNALELVNSEFVLVSDIARPCISSELFHKIIEAASQADCVAPALKIADTAYLGENVVDRDKVKLIQTPQLSRTALLKKALSSGEIYTDDSSAMRAIGASVWQILGDEMARKITYKEDLAKISALKEPENEVFVGNGFDVHEFEKGRPLILCGEKIDYEFGLKAHSDGDVALHALTDAILGAAGLGDIGELFPDTDAKFKDISSIYLLEEAYKRAQSVGFVLTNADITIMAQKPKISKLKSKMEANIAKALNLNQSRINVKATTTEGLGFVGRCEGIAVMASASLKFYNWKQI
- a CDS encoding response regulator, with protein sequence MKILIVENEIYLAGSMASKLADFGYDCEIAKSVKESLKFENFDVVLLSTTLPGQDFYPVIEKFKNSIIILLIAYINSDTVLKPIQAGAVDYIQKPFMIEELVRKIKHFEEFRNFKNEIKNYESYVNYALKEYEISSFEAKKIKFPLLLKSSKSGYSDKFIFSYVKACKLPFLFLGKACFSELEKALSKNGDELIYMTNLEELKQEEKEKILEICKKKKVAISTSNFAQKAPFEELELSGRDKNFNIDEIVTIDEYIKYIIVNYQDKFPDTELSKKLGISRKSLWEKRKKYDVSKKK